A region of the Pseudomonas silesiensis genome:
CGAAGATGGTGGCTTTCATGTCCGGGCGCAGGTCCTTGTCGAAGATGAAATTCAAACCGGCGACCTGGGACAGCACTTCGAAAATCACCTTCAGGTTGGCGTCGCGAAACTCCAGGGTCACCGGCCGGTCCAGGCGGGTGCGCAGCTGCGGATAGGGGATCACGTTGCGGCTCTGGACCAGGCGGATGTTGCCTTGCAGTTCCAGCGCGCCTTCATTTTTCGGGTCGAGTTCGAGGATCTGTTTCACCTGGCGATCGGCGCCGTAGATGTCACCGCGACGCAAGTCGCCACGGGCCAGTTCGAGTTTGTCTTCCATGCTGCGCAGGTAGTCGAGCTGACGCAGTGCGTCCTGGGCGCGGCGGTTGTTGGGCTCGATGGTCAACACCCGGCTGTAGGCCATGCGTGCCGAGGCGAAATCCCGGCGTGCGCGATCGGTGTCGCCCTGGGTCAGCAGCGCCGTGATCGCCTTGGCCCGACCGCTGTTGAGCAACAGGTGCAATTCGGTATCGCGCGGGTTCTCCCGCAGCCCTTCCTCGACCCGGGCCAGGCCGGCTTCGTACTGGCCTTGTTCAATCAGCTCGGACGCTTCCTCGTTGGCCACTTGCGCCGTACTGCACGCGACCAGCGCTGTGCACAGGCCAAGGCTCATCAACAACCGGGATTGGTTCATTGCGTGCTCCCCACAGACAAGGTCTGGGACAAATGCAGAGGCAGGTAGACAAAGCTCAGTTCCACATCGGAAATGCCCTCGATCCGCCAGGTTTCGTCGATCACATCCCCTTTGCGCACGACGTATATTTTTTCGCCGTTCTGCAAAAACACTTGCAGGTCGGAACGGTCATCCAGCTTGCCGATGAACTGGAATGGCATCGGCGGTGCGCTGGGGGCTTGCACCACCGGGGTGACGATGACGGGTTGTTCGGTGACGCTGGCAAGCGTCGGGGCCGCCTTCCAGCTGCGGGCGGCAAACAGGTCGCCAGCCGGGGTCAGGTCCTTGACCACCGCCGGTTTTTTTGCGGCCGCCGTCACGGGCAGTGCACCGCGGGCTTTGCCTGTGCTCGAGGTGGACGCGGTGGCGACCGAGACCTCGACCTCCTCCGACGGCATCCAGTCATCGGGCAACCAGGTCAGCGCCGCCGCCACACCGAAGAACGCCACCCAACCCACTACGCGCTTGGTATTCATCATGACCTCGACAGGTAAAGGGTCATGCGGATCCGCCCGGTCAGGTCGGTGTCGGCGATTTTCTTGCGCTGGAACTCCACGTCCTCCACCACCACCGCCGGCAACTGGCCGAGCAAGGCATGCAGGAAGCGCCGCAGTTGCGGGTAGGTGCCGCGCACCGGCAGCAGGATCTGATAGCGGGCCAGATGGGTCTTGGGGTCGATGCCCAGGGAATACTCGCCGCGGGCCAGGGTGATGCGTTCCTGGGCCGCCAGCGCGTAGATCTTGTCGATGGCGACCGTGGCCTGGGGCTGCGACGGCAGCTTGCTGCGAAAGTCGTCGAGCTGACGCTGCGGCACCACCGGCGCGGCGACGCTGCCGTCTTCGACCCGGGCCAGGTACTCGCCGGCTTCGCGGGTCTGCTGGCTGAGGGTTTGCAGCGCCTGCCAGTCCGGCATCAGGCCGCCCAGGCCATACAGCAGCGCCAGCAGCAGCATGGCCAGCCCGGCCAACCCCGGCACACCCAGGCCTTGCAGGTATTCGTGGACGATCAATCTAGGGATTTGCATCGCCAATCTCCCAAGCAGCCGACAGGTTGAATTGCACCGGTTGTTCCGGCGATTTGACGACGATTTCGTGGCTCAGCAGCGACACGTCGGACAGCTCGTCGCTGGCTTCGAGGCGCTGGTGAAACGCGAGCATGGCTTCCAGGTCCCGTGCCTCGGCGCTGATCCGCACCTGGCCTTTGCGCGCATCCGGGGTCAGGGTCAGCAAGGCAATGTCTTCCCGGGGCAGGGTTTCGAGCATGGCGAACAGCCGTTCCCAGGGGCGACGCAGTTGCTGCGACACCTTGCGCATCTCGGCCAGGTTCTGCGCCTGCTCCCGGGTCTCGGCCGGGGTCAGGCTGGTCTTGGCGCCGGAGTCGCCGGTGAGGACGCGCTGGGCGGTCTGCAGATGGCCTTGCTGTTGCGCAGCCTGTTCACTGAGGTGCTGCTGGACGAAGAAGCAACCCAGGGTCAGCACCAGGCCACCGGCCAGCAGGCTCCAGCCCAAGGGGCCCGAGCGGCGGCGCGGCTGAAAGTCGAGCATCAAGGCGCGCATGTCAGGCCACCGCCCGGGACATGACGTACAAGGCATCGCGTACGCCGGTCCGGTCCTCTTCAAGGGTGCGCAGTTGCACACCGGGTACGTCTGGCTGTGCCTCGATACGCGCCGGCGCATGCAGGTAGACGCTCAATGGCCGCTCGCTGGTGGAGGCCTGCAACTGGCTTTCGCGACCGATCAGCGCGG
Encoded here:
- a CDS encoding GspMb/PilO family protein — translated: MQIPRLIVHEYLQGLGVPGLAGLAMLLLALLYGLGGLMPDWQALQTLSQQTREAGEYLARVEDGSVAAPVVPQRQLDDFRSKLPSQPQATVAIDKIYALAAQERITLARGEYSLGIDPKTHLARYQILLPVRGTYPQLRRFLHALLGQLPAVVVEDVEFQRKKIADTDLTGRIRMTLYLSRS
- a CDS encoding PilN domain-containing protein, which gives rise to MRALMLDFQPRRRSGPLGWSLLAGGLVLTLGCFFVQQHLSEQAAQQQGHLQTAQRVLTGDSGAKTSLTPAETREQAQNLAEMRKVSQQLRRPWERLFAMLETLPREDIALLTLTPDARKGQVRISAEARDLEAMLAFHQRLEASDELSDVSLLSHEIVVKSPEQPVQFNLSAAWEIGDANP